The genomic interval GATCGTAATAGTCTGATGTGTTGCCAACAAAGCCCAATTCGTCATAGAGGTAAGCATTGATTGCCTTCACAACCCGCAATGGATAGCGCTCCGCAGGCAATTTAGCTTCTACAATCACTGCCATCTGGTCGAGCTGTTGCAGATATGCCTCTATATCTAAACTGGGATACTCTTCCTGGGCAATTACCAATGCGGCCGTTGCCAGATCAATGTCTTTATCGGCTTGAGCGGCGATCGCGCGAAATCGTTCCCTAGCTAGCAACAAACTCAAAATCTACAACCCAAATCACAACACTATCCTAACGGTTCTACAATAGATTTCCATCAGCCTAGGTTTAGGATTAACGAATTCTTGGTATAGTTTCGCTTTACAATTTCTTCAGCAAATTACTCCATCGCCTCGCAGCAACTATGAGCATCGGCTATCTCGCTCTCGTTCTCCACGCCCACCTGCCCTTCGTCCGCCACCCTGAAAGTGACTACGTGCTAGAAGAAGAATGGCTCTACGAAGCAATTACAGAGACTTATATTCCATTGTTACGTGTCTTTGAGGGGCTGAAGCAGGATGGCATTGACTTCAAGATCACCATGAGCATGACTCCACCGTTAGTGTCTATGCTCCGTGACCCACTGCTTCAAGAGCGCTATGATGCTCATCTTGCCAAACTAGAAGAGCTAGCGGAGCTAGAGGTTGAAAAGAATGTTTACAATGGACATATTCGATACCTAGCAGAGCACTATGCTACGGAATTTAACAAGGTTCGACAAACTTGGGAGCACTATAACGGTGACCTTGTTACAGCCTTTAAGCAGTTTTTAGACAGTAACAACTTAGACATCATCACCTGTGGTGCTACCCACGGTTATTTGCCACTGATGAAAATGTACCCAGAGGCAGTGTGGGCACAGATTAAGGTTGCCTGTGAACACTACGAGGAGAACTTTGGTCGTCCACCCAAGGGCATTTGGCTGCCAGAGTGTGCCTATTACGAAGGGTTGGAACGCATGTTGGCCGACGCTGGGCTACGGTACTTTATCACTGACGGTCATGGCATTCTCTATGCTCGTCCTCGCCCCCGGTTTGGCACCTACGCCCCTATTTTTACTGAGACTGGTGTAGCTGCCTTTGGTCGTGACCATGAGTCATCTCAGCAAGTGTGGTCATCGGTGGTTGGTTATCCTGGTGATCCAGTGTACCGGGAGTTCTACAAAGATTTGGGCTGGGAAGCAGACTATGAGTACATCAAGCCCTACATTATGCCCAATGGACAACGAAAGAATACTGGTATCAAGTATCACAGAATCACTGCTAGGGATGGGGGACTGAGTGATAAAGCTCTGTACGACCCTTACTGGGCACGGGAAAAAGCTGCGGAACATGCAGGAAACTTCATGTATAACCGTGAACGTCAGATTGAGCACCTCCATGGCATCATGCAGCGTCCGCCTATCATTGTTTCTCCCTATGATGCTGAGCTGTTTGGGCACTGGTGGTATGAAGGGCCTTGGTTTATTGATTACCTATTCCGCAAAGCTTGGTACGACCAAAATACCTTTGACATGACGCACCTGTCAGACTATCTACGATCGCACCCCACGCAGCAAGTTTGTCGTCCCTCCCAATCGAGTTGGGGCTATAAGGGTTTCCACGAATACTGGCTGAATGATACCAATGCTTGGATTTATCCTCATCTGCATAAGGCAACTGAGCGCATGATTGACCTCGCCCGCAATGAACCTGTAGATGAGTTGCAGTGGCGGGCATTGAACCAAGCTGCACGAGAGTTACTCCTAGCTCAATCGTCTGACTGGGCGTTCATCATGCGTACAGGAACCATGGTGCCTTACGCGGTGCGTCGCACTCGATCGCACTTGATGCGCTTCAACAAGCTGTATGACGATCTGCGGCAAGGCAAGGTCGATGCGGGGTGGTTGAGTAAGGTCGAGGCAATTGATAACATCTTCCCCAATATCAACTATCGAGTTTATCGATCGCTGTAAACACTCCCCCTACGGCGATTGTGTGGGAGACGGCTAACTAGCTAGAGTAAATGTTGCAAACAACCCTGTATTTTAGGATCCCATTATGGCATTAAACCCTGGTGACATTGCTCCCGCTTTTACCCTGACGGATACTGACGGCAATACTGTGAGTCTGTCAGATTTCCGGGGTAAGCGGGTTGTGCTGTATTTCTACCCTCGTGACAATACCCCAGGATGCACCAAAGAGGCCTGTGGCTTTCGGGATGCCTATGCTGACTATCAAGCCAAGGATATTGTGGTGCTAGGTGTTAGTACGGATGATGCTGAGTCCCACGCTAAGTTTGTGAAAAAATATGATTTGCCCTTTACGTTGCTGTGTGATCCAGATGGTGCAGTAGCAACGGCCTACGATAGCTATGGACTGAAAAAGTTCATGGGTAAGGAATACATGGGTGTCTCTCGCCATACCTTTGTAATTGGGGTGGATGGTCGCATTGAGAAGATCTATCGTAAGGTGAAGCCAGAGAACCATGCGGCTGAGATCTTGGCAGACTTAGATGCCTAGGAGATGCAAACAATGCGGCTATTTCAATTTGCCCAACGGGTTTTGAAGATTATCTTTCGGCATCCAGTAGTAGGCACCAGTATTATCCCAGTGTTGCCTGATGGCACGATCGCCATGATTCGCCGTAGTGACACCCGTAAGTGGGCGTTTCCAGGGGGCATGGTGGACTGGGGAGAGGACATTGCCACTACGGTGCGACGGGAACTGAGGGAAGAAACA from Cyanobacteriota bacterium carries:
- a CDS encoding glycoside hydrolase family 57 protein, translating into MSIGYLALVLHAHLPFVRHPESDYVLEEEWLYEAITETYIPLLRVFEGLKQDGIDFKITMSMTPPLVSMLRDPLLQERYDAHLAKLEELAELEVEKNVYNGHIRYLAEHYATEFNKVRQTWEHYNGDLVTAFKQFLDSNNLDIITCGATHGYLPLMKMYPEAVWAQIKVACEHYEENFGRPPKGIWLPECAYYEGLERMLADAGLRYFITDGHGILYARPRPRFGTYAPIFTETGVAAFGRDHESSQQVWSSVVGYPGDPVYREFYKDLGWEADYEYIKPYIMPNGQRKNTGIKYHRITARDGGLSDKALYDPYWAREKAAEHAGNFMYNRERQIEHLHGIMQRPPIIVSPYDAELFGHWWYEGPWFIDYLFRKAWYDQNTFDMTHLSDYLRSHPTQQVCRPSQSSWGYKGFHEYWLNDTNAWIYPHLHKATERMIDLARNEPVDELQWRALNQAARELLLAQSSDWAFIMRTGTMVPYAVRRTRSHLMRFNKLYDDLRQGKVDAGWLSKVEAIDNIFPNINYRVYRSL
- the bcp gene encoding thioredoxin-dependent thiol peroxidase; translated protein: MALNPGDIAPAFTLTDTDGNTVSLSDFRGKRVVLYFYPRDNTPGCTKEACGFRDAYADYQAKDIVVLGVSTDDAESHAKFVKKYDLPFTLLCDPDGAVATAYDSYGLKKFMGKEYMGVSRHTFVIGVDGRIEKIYRKVKPENHAAEILADLDA